Proteins from a genomic interval of Capsicum annuum cultivar UCD-10X-F1 chromosome 4, UCD10Xv1.1, whole genome shotgun sequence:
- the LOC107869548 gene encoding agamous-like MADS-box protein AGL66, with amino-acid sequence MMGRAKIEIKRIENKATRGVTYSKRRKGLIKKAYELSVLCDTDISLLMFSPTGRLTSFSPKQRIEDVFSRFLSLSLRDRGSALLDREQLLRSQNLLGMMRGTNPAVAASTTSQIRQELKQEINALLQQIHVAEEKLSMYEPDPGKMTSMEELEACEKQLESLLISVMKRRMDLSSKMEASAEKVMKQIC; translated from the exons ATGATGGGAAGAGCAAAAATAGAGATAAAGAGAATTGAGAACAAGGCAACCAGAGGGGTGACCTACTCAAAGCGTAGAAAAGGATTAATTAAGAAAGCTTATGAGCTAAGTGTTCTGTGTGACACTGATATTTCTCTGCTCATGTTCTCTCCTACTGGTCGACTCACCTCCTTTTCGCCCAAGCAAAG AATCGAAGATGTGTTTTCTCGTTTTTTATCTCTCTCTCTACGTGACAGAGgaag TGCTCTCCTGGATAGAGAG CAGCTGTTGAGGAGCCAGAATCTTCTGGG GATGATGCGTGGAACCAATCCAGCTGTTGCTGCCTCTACCACTAGCCAAATTCGTCAG GAACTCAAACAGGAAATTAATGCTTTACTACAACAAATTCATGTAGCTGAGGAAAAATTAAG TATGTATGAGCCTGATCCCGGGAAAATGACATCAATGGAGGAGCTGGAAGCATGTGAGAAACAACTTGAGAGCCTCTTAATTTCTGTCATGAAGAGAAGG ATGGACCTAAGTTCCAAAATGGAAGCAAGCGCCGAGAAAGTAATGAAGCAGATTTGTTAG